Within the Macrobrachium rosenbergii isolate ZJJX-2024 chromosome 17, ASM4041242v1, whole genome shotgun sequence genome, the region CCAGAACTCCAAACTTACTCCTTGTCTGCTTGTGGGCTGCACAACTGGCTGTACATTAGTATTACTACCAAATGAGAAGGTATCTCTCTTGCTTCTGCCTGCCTCTTTGGCGTCTTCCTGAGTAGATTTGATTTCAGAGGCTGAAAATGAGAGGTCATCCTTGCTAGAGGTTGAAGCAGTATCATTCTCATCGGAAGCAGTTGAGCGAATATCGGTCTTTTTGCTTCTTGCATCAAGAAGTGGGAACAGGTTATTAGATCTTCCAACAATGTCAACAGAAGAACAGTATCTTCGTTCTACACACTGACAGTCTTCGAGATAGGCAGGAAGGCTATTCTTTTCAGTTAAGAAATTTTCCCGTGGAGGAATCGCTGGCAATGCACTACCCACTTTTTTGACGGAGTTACCAAAATTACTGAAATGGCTGGAAGTCGAGCTATGGCTGTTGTCTTTACCGAAGGCAAAACCACCACCAGAGCCgtaaccaccaccaccaccagagcCGTAACCATCATAAGAATGATGATGGGTATGAACATGTTGTATATGCGCTCCTCCATAAGTAGATTTGGGAGGGGTGTATGAGTGTGGTGCGGCATAAGAAGATACTGGTGGCTGATAGACAGGAGCTCCGTATGATGGCGCTGGGGCTCCATATCCAGTTACAGGGGGATGGTAGACAGGTGCAGGTGGATGGTAGGCAGGTGGGCTGAAGTGGCCTTTATCATGGAAGCCCTTTTTATGGCCTTTATCGATAGGTACAGCTGCAATTGGACCACCGACAGGTACCACTTGAACAGGCTGAACATATGACACATCATATGCACTAATGCCACTGTGAAAATGACCTTTATCATAGCCTTTCTTGCACTGtaagagggaaaacaacaaattaaagCTCAGATCTTCAAACGAAAAGAATCATTCATTTTTGATGAAGTGGGTATTCCATATATTACACGACAGAAGAGACTTATTAGAAAATACTTACATCATATCCAATACCATATTCACAGAATTTCTCTTTAAGTCCAAGGAAACGGGCTTCTGCTTGTCCATCTCCGCGAGGCTTGTCGACCCTACTGTCGCCTTTCAGCTGGTTTCCAACAGGATGAGGTGCTACTGAGCCTACGGCCTGCGCTGTCTGGAGTGTGTGAGTAGCTGCGATAGGCTGCGGTGCTGGAGCAGGTGCGAATGTGTGAACTTCAGCGGGAGGGAACGTCTCGCTTATGGCAGGGACGAATGCTTGACTTGTAGTAGGAGAAAATGTTTGTCCCTGGGTAAATGTTTGACCTTGAGAGAATGTTGGACCTTGAGAAAGTGCTTGTCCTTGGGAAAATGTTTGACCTTGAGAAAATGTTTGTCCTTGGGAAAATGTTGGACTTTGAGAGAATGTTGGACTTTGAGAGAATGTTTCCCCTTGAGAGAATGTTGGACTTTGAGAGAATGTTGGACTCTGAGAGAATGTTGGACTTTGAGAGAACGGTTTACCAGAGGCAGCAGAAAATGATTGGCTTGAAGAAGGCTTTACTTGTACTAGCCGGGGCACTCTCACCGTCTCAGTGGCAGGGGCCCTTTGAAGAGAGTGCTGCACAGGTTCTAGTTGGACAGAAGTCGATGGTTGACCAGGCTTTGCAGTTGGGAAAGTAAGGGATCTCCCAGAAGAGCCAGCCGAGGATGAAGATTCCTTGCTGTCATTTGGACCCCAAGACCAGTCATCTCTTGCGTGAATACTGGCTGCTAGAGCCAGTACTAGTAGTAACAAGGGCTGCATAGCTCTGTAATGGAGAGAAGAGTGAAAGGGAAacaaattagaaatataattgtttcgttttcttatgatttcatatgtttttttggTACCGCAGAACAAACTTGTGAGAGGGTGTTTTCAAGTTAGTAAGAAGGATGAACAGGTCAAGATTAATTAGGAATAGCTTGTGATGACCGAAAGTTCAACAAACAAAGCCATTATTTTCTTACTCCTGTGGATTTAATAACAAAGCGAGAAAGGGGTATCTTGGGTCTTTCGCTAGTCCATCTTATCGTACAAATTAAATATAAGCTTTTCAATATTCAGCAATGAGGAAACGATTGTAATCAGACAATTCTAAAGCTACTGACAATGAACATGCAACTGGAAAAttgatttgaaaattttcattatacctGAGTTCTCGGGAAACTAAAATTAGAAACTCTTCAGAAAAAGCTTCAATGGTCCTAAAAGCTTGATGTCGATTGCCGTTTGAATACAGTATCAGCACAGTTTTACCTCTCGAagttttttggagagagagagagagagagagagagagagagagagagagagagagagagagtataaaagaaaaatgggggCGAAATCCACTTGGTATTATGTGGACTGTCAGGTCGTTGTCTGCATTTCGTACCTGACGTTCATCCAcaaaaacttacataaataaaaaaaccagtcaCCAAAAAACGGATTGTACATCACTAACAGACaattaaagagaaaagtaaaataatacatgGAACAGATAATTAGGATATACCGATATGGCTGCAAGATTTTTTACACTAATAGTTATGGTAGCTTTTGACAAGAAAAATTCTCTAGATGCcaagcaaatttttttatagtaaatctATCAGAGGAACAGTataattaaaactaaagttaaaagaaGACACAACGGTCAATCTACCAGTTCTGTTCAGAAACCGTGGCCACTTACTTGAATGTAAACagcagaaaagggaaaataataatctaaaaggCGAAagaccaaagaaaaatattactgagATGACGTTCGTATTACTTTCTGCGAGGCACATCACAGTTCCCTTTCTCTTGCTGGAGCGCCCACTTGGAGACGGGTCTGTTTCCTTACTTGGGaaccttttccctttctcttaAACGATCCCCTCCCAGGTAACCCCTCCCCCCACTGTTCCAAGAGGGGCTCCCCAACCCACGCCTCCTAAATAAGGTGCCTCCTGAAGGCTGGAGACAGTGGGAGTCTGGACAGTCATCGATGTCTATTTTGTTTCGTCCGTTTGTGTACGtttattttcatacttatttCTATCCGTATTCTGCGTTTTATTCTACAGCATCGCACTTCCTCGTTTTCAGAGTGTTGAATTTTGAAAGCATATTTGCGCCATTTATACACTGGAATCATAAAGTGCTTTGATCTATCAAGAAATCGGGCAATGTTGAAGGGTTCAGCAAATAGTAAACATTTAAGACTGGAAAAATAATACAAGTGGTTAAAAGAAATCAAGTCAGTAATTTAAATTGGGaaagtgtttttatgtttttattaaaaattttttttggcgtGTCTTCAGATTCCTGGAGGGCAAGCTGAACGTAATGGACGTGAGCTTCACGTGGAGTATCACCGTTAGATAACTCAACATTGTATAATGACTGCGTCACTTTTCTCAGCCCGAGGCTCTCGAGAAACAGGTTCCTGTGGCATACCTTGTTTGATGActcaaagaaatgaaagcaagaacagacaaaaagagaaaagttcaagcaaagaatGCTGCGAAGTGGCCGACCGATTCCTGTGAATGTAAACACGTTTGGTGCCAAAAGAGACGTGAAGAGAATGCCGGATTGTGTTGACAGGTCAACGACAACATATGACGTAAAAAACTGGGACGAAGAAAGGGATGGTGGGCTTTGGGTATATggtaaaacagtaaaaacaacagCGGGAACTATAAGAGGGTTTAGAGCTGTTGTACAAACAATTTCACAGCAAACACCATAACTAGCAGCGCAAACACACCTTGCCGACACGCACAAAAAATGGGAGGAATTACGTTGAGTACCTGACGGATAAcgagagcaacaacaacaatgtgATCATCAGTTCTTAGCTAGTGTTTTGGGATAGGTCGCTGACCTTATGCCTTTCACCACGGCTACGACCCTCTTCTGTTAACTAGCTACCGAGTACACAATTCACTGTCTTTGTCAACAACGTAAAATTAGTTTTAATGGAAAGGCTCTAATCGCTGCCTTGATTATACATGAAGAAGCTAATGAAGGGCTAGGGGGAAACAATCAAGATGTGATGCACCGCAACTGTGGTTTGTCACGTAGGCAACTGTTCAATAAAATTAGCAATATTAAAACTGTGGATTGGGTAACGTTCTATCTCTATAATATTATACACTCATTGTTGGTTATAAATGTTCGACTTCTTCAAGAAACAGCTTGAACTACCGTGAGTCAGATATCATTCAGCTTttgtatagtataatataattatcaacTGTTTCCAAATGAAGTTTACAGGAATGATCGGAAGCTTCTATCTGGACATACATGTGGTAAATTTACCAATCAGAAGAGATGGCTTATATTCTAACCTAAAAACTAGACACTTGAAACACCATCTCTAATTAGGTACGGTCTTTTCCCAGTTCACCAGAACCAGTGAGGGGTTAGTAGAATGTCTCCACAATTATCACAGTCATCACCGCACCACCACCACATTGCAAGCATTTCtctgttaataaagaaaaaacgttATCCTTTGTGTCGTTTTCAGCATCGGCGTCAATCTGGTTCGTCTTCATCGTCAGCAAGTGCACGTCACCATGGGTCAGTTAGAAAAACGTTGCTGGCAACGTCGTCGGGATCAGCAGCAGATCGAAGATTTCCTGCAGTCAGACTCGTCAAAAAGAAGATTAATAAAGGCATCAATTGCAAGTGTAgggattaatgaaaataatgcttCCGGCAGTTAATTTGATCTGAGCTAGCAGTTCACTGCTGCTTCAGGGAGATCGTTGTTGTTAAGCGTTTTAAGTGTTCAATGTTATGtaacgcacacacaaaaacacataatatatatatatatatatatatatatatatatatatatatatatatatatatatatatatatatatatgtatgtatgcatgtatgtatgtgcaaataagtacatatatatgtatataatatatactgtatatatatatatatatatatatatatatatatatatatatatatatatatatatatatatgtgtgtgtgtgtgtgtgtgtgtgtgtgtgtgtgtgtgtgtgtgtgtaagtgcatttgagtatacatgtatacaaatgcattatacatatactgtatatatatatatatactgtatatacatatatatatatatatatatatatatatatatatatatatatatatatatatatatatatatatatattagtatatattagtatatatgtgtatatgtgtgtgtgtgtgtgtgcatgcaatcACGCAGTAAGAGAGAATTTCCCCAACTTATGCAAGAGCGTAAAAAGCTCCTTTCCACTTTCGCTTTCGTCTCCTGTCGCCAAGCGGTTTGATATCTGATCCGTCTTCACAGACAACCGGAGGTTAAGAATAATGGCTTTCGACACGACAGTGAAGGGCAAGTTATATTCTCTTATCAAGTGGAAAGTACAGGAAGTGTATAAAGTCATTTGGGAAGCTATTGGCAGTCTGGAATGACGATGAATAAACAGTGTCTGGTTACCATAAACCATTTTCGTAAAAATGAATTGCATTGTTAAATATCACTGTTCTGTTAAAATCACGATTCTTCTTCGATAATTTATTGCTTACAAAGGATTGGCTGGAGGTACGTGACTCAAGCTCAATTAACTGTCGCATTCGTGCAGGTAATAAGGCCCTAAGTATATAAATCATGAATCCAAAAGAAGCAGTAATATCAATttaatgttactgaagaaatatgCGAATCAGCAGAGTACAAAGAATGATGATCATATGATATGCAGGAATCGAACACTACAAAAGAGCTTCCGTGAAGTCTTCGAGTCTAGAAATTAACGAACGAATTCACTGAGGTTATCACTGAGACATTTAAATCAACACGGTGTTCTAACTCCTTGGTCATACCTGTCAGAGCACTTCAGGTGTGATGGTGAAGGAGGCGCGATGCCCAACGACCACGAGAGAAGAAGGTCAACTGCAGACCGGCTGCCTGAGTGTCACTTCATCGACTCGCAGTCCCGCCTATGGAAGGGGTTTCGGGAGACTGTGGGCGTGAGAGCTCCTCCTTCAGCTGCCTACGCCCAtgaattttcactttcttattgaggTTTCAAAATACAGATGATAATGTCATGAGCCAATGGACTCCTAGCTATGGCCTgggcattcttttgtttttgtttttatttttgtaagtatgaTGGCACAGATTTTTTAGAAAGAGGATTGGAAAGCACTAAGCGTGTAGGCTAGGTTTCTGGATAACAGCAGATATCCCtcacatgtttatgtatgtactttcagtttcatttattaatttcttgaataGTTTTTAGGTAGATAGGTGTAATCATAATATGATGGCGCTGTAATAACTCAGAACAGTTCCCGgatacattaaaataaatgaaatagaagtTTTGTCACCTCGTCTGCCTTtgcccttttattctttttccaaaaaaattagAATCACTCTGAGGCTGTGGTATGTACGGAACTTCAGGTAACGATatgaaataatcaataaaaaagcAAGAAACAATGAACTCTTTTATACGTAACTTCAGAATTTTGGACATGGAAAATAATAGTAGCAGAGCAACAGCAACTGTAGCTCAAAAAGATCTGTTGCAAATTAATCATCattgatacaaacacacacatattacatatatatatatatatatatatatatatatatatatatatatatatatatatatatatatatatatatatatatatatatatatatatatatatatatatagaaaaatgagagagagagagagagagagagagagagagagagagagagagagagagagagagagagagagagagaaatattttgtaactGGTGTTATGTTTCAATGGATGTATCCCCTCCGATGACAATGGTTCTCTATTTGAGAATTTTCTGCATAAAAGTTTGAGGACCTCCATTACCATATAAACGTCTTGCGTGTAGCTAAATCATCAGAATATGTGCAGGAGGTGTTGTCAAAGGTCTTGAATATCATGCAAGCACAAGAGGACTCCCAAGTTACAGGTGAGAAGTGAAGTGTGCTGAGGGAGGTCAACGTGCTTCGGATGTACCCTCTGTGAAAGTGTTTGAGATGTTAATGGTGTGGAAGCTTTCTTCGCAAggtaatcattattaataaaccacataatgtatgtacatagtcAACCAACGTGTTTTTACCTGGGATAAATCTGTCTTATTTTGTTTGCTTAAGAATTCCGTAACACATTTTGCAGATTATTAACGAAAGGGACTCTTCATGAAAAAGATTTAATCATTAATtcaaagtacaaaaataattttgaaatacttaGTTCAtgacataattataattactatttcgCAAGCTATCTCCAAaaccctttatttttcttttacaatttcttCCAAAGAAAAACGCCAAAGGCATCGAACTCCTAACCGATTATCCTCAATCACTCTTATTTCTGGGACTCGACCTTTCCTTCATCTCTCCTTGACTTTCACGCTGGTTTCACTCCAGAAAAGGCAAAAGCGTGGGCAGACGAGCTCGTTCTAAAAGTGGCACGGTTCTGGCACTAGCTGCGGCTTACTTTCgctcaaaacaaaagaaaaaattgagagagagagagagagagagagagagagagagagagagagagagagagaaaggaggaaaaaatattccaCGTCTATTCGTCTTCACAAGAGATAATCGGAGTCAAGTAGCTGGCAGGTCTGCACATATTGTCGGGACCAAGGCTTCAGAGTATcaagagtataataataataataataataataataataataataataataataataataataataataataatatcatcagcaAAAGTCATGCAATGTTCCAGCGTTCCACGAAAGGCTGAGCGATAAATAATACGTACAATTGCTAAACGACCCGCGAATTATAGGATATTCCGCCAACAACCAACTTCTATTGCAAGAGTCACCTAGCATTTGCAGCTGTTGCAACCACTGCCTAGCACGTGCACCTGATGCAACAAAAGATCTAGTTCTTGCTCTGTCGTTATAATGCATATGGCAAAAGGTGGATTACGAAATACgagtaaataattttcattggttgCATAAAAGGATCCGCAGTTTTTGTTTCCACTTTAAAATGTAAACTCCTTCTATCATAAAACCGGGATgcctttgtaattattttttcatatgaagtAGTTTGCCTGAAAATGCCTTAATGGCCAAAGATCTTTCACTAAGCTGTTTCACCTACATTGTGGCCATATCCTCTGTTTACATTTAATATCACGTTGTTATTGACATGATggaacacagacatatatatatgcgtgtgtgtgtgtgtatgtatacacgagtacatatattatatatatatatatatatatatatatatatatatatatatatatatatatatatatatatatatatatatatatacacatacacacacatgagagaacacacacacacacacacacacacacacacacacacacacacacacacacacatatatatatatatatatatatatatatatatatatatatatatatatatatttaatttaactgCTTTGAGTACTtggacatttatttttctctcttgaaaCGGTCTTTGAAAAAGACAATTGGAatcttttaattcattcttatttttacgtatatgtatacataagtgcATACATACTTACGCGAACACACttacgcacatatatgtatgtaaaggcacatatatatacacatatatttatatactatatgtatatatttatttatttatacatacgcatgcatgcagacacacacatatatattatagtatataaatatatgcgtgtatgtatgtacatatacacacatatgtatgcgtCAGTGTGTtcgtgtaagtatgtatgcacgtatgtattcATATACGCAAAAATAAGAATGCGTTAAAAGATTCCAACAGTCTTTCTCAAAGTCCGTTTcacgagagaaaaataaatatccaaGTTGCTCAGAGCAGTTGAATACAACGGACGAAGATTGCTGTAATGGTCTCTAGCCTGTCATTACTTTTGTCTCCTGAAACGTCCTAAGAATGAAAGGTACTTTCAATCATTGTAGAATGAAGATCATTGACGAAGAAGTAAAATGGGAAAACTTCCGTTCAAACTTCCATTTGATGAATTAGACTCGAAGTTGAATGTTATCCCAAATTATTGTGTTAGAAGGGAAAGCGACGCCAAGGAAGCCGCTGGGTTTGGGGGATGGGGAGACGCTTTGTTTCTTACaacaataaatagatatgtataattCAGTGTGCGTTAGGCGTTCTATTATTcacctttccctctcccctcttttAATAATAACCAATTACATCTCGTAAATGGAAATGGATCATTAACCCTAACTTCCTTGATGCGACGTTTTTAAACATTACAACATCCGTGTATTGGGGATCTATAGCAGTTTCAtacattgcatacatatatacagtatgcacgtGTAT harbors:
- the LOC136847703 gene encoding uncharacterized protein isoform X2, which gives rise to MQPLLLLVLALAASIHARDDWSWGPNDSKESSSSAGSSGRSLTFPTAKPGQPSTSVQLEPVQHSLQRAPATETVRVPRLVQVKPSSSQSFSAASGKPFSQSPTFSQSPTFSQSPTFSQGETFSQSPTFSQSPTFSQGQTFSQGQTFSQGQALSQGPTFSQGQTFTQGQTFSPTTSQAFVPAISETFPPAEVHTFAPAPAPQPIAATHTLQTAQAVGSVAPHPVGNQLKGDSRVDKPRGDGQAEARFLGLKEKFCEYGIGYDCKKGYDKGHFHSGISAYDVSYVQPVQVVPVGGPIAAVPIDKGHKKGFHDKGHFSPPAYHPPAPVYHPPVTGYGAPAPSYGAPVYQPPVSSYAAPHSYTPPKSTYGGAHIQHVHTHHHSYDGYGSGGGGGYGSGGGFAFGKDNSHSSTSSHFSNFGNSVKKVGSALPAIPPRENFLTEKNSLPAYLEDCQCVERRYCSSVDIVGRSNNLFPLLDARSKKTDIRSTASDENDTASTSSKDDLSFSASEIKSTQEDAKEAGRSKRDTFSFGSNTNVQPVVQPTSRQGRQFRFSGYSPGVSGCASNHVCCRSPVFRSERAISTCGRRSSVGLLGRVKNTRFESGDTEFGEYPWQAAILRKEAGDNVYVCGAVLIDTRHLLTAAHCINGLTPSELKVRLGEWDVSSETEFYRYIETPVSGVYSHPEFYSGNLNNDIAVLRMFSPVDLATNPHIAPVCLPHRTADFTGQRCHATGWGKNAFGDTGDFQHLLKEVDVPMVSHSRCESALRQTRLGSNFILHDGMTCAGGEEGKDACEGDGGSPLVCRGTDGSMVLAGLVSWGVGCGRRGVPGVYTNVPHYLSWIDSITRS
- the LOC136847703 gene encoding uncharacterized protein isoform X1 — protein: MFGGRKVLRGLRCFLFRLIHFVSLVTLTDHYSRFYRQVTRKKGELRAMQPLLLLVLALAASIHARDDWSWGPNDSKESSSSAGSSGRSLTFPTAKPGQPSTSVQLEPVQHSLQRAPATETVRVPRLVQVKPSSSQSFSAASGKPFSQSPTFSQSPTFSQSPTFSQGETFSQSPTFSQSPTFSQGQTFSQGQTFSQGQALSQGPTFSQGQTFTQGQTFSPTTSQAFVPAISETFPPAEVHTFAPAPAPQPIAATHTLQTAQAVGSVAPHPVGNQLKGDSRVDKPRGDGQAEARFLGLKEKFCEYGIGYDCKKGYDKGHFHSGISAYDVSYVQPVQVVPVGGPIAAVPIDKGHKKGFHDKGHFSPPAYHPPAPVYHPPVTGYGAPAPSYGAPVYQPPVSSYAAPHSYTPPKSTYGGAHIQHVHTHHHSYDGYGSGGGGGYGSGGGFAFGKDNSHSSTSSHFSNFGNSVKKVGSALPAIPPRENFLTEKNSLPAYLEDCQCVERRYCSSVDIVGRSNNLFPLLDARSKKTDIRSTASDENDTASTSSKDDLSFSASEIKSTQEDAKEAGRSKRDTFSFGSNTNVQPVVQPTSRQGRQFRFSGYSPGVSGCASNHVCCRSPVFRSERAISTCGRRSSVGLLGRVKNTRFESGDTEFGEYPWQAAILRKEAGDNVYVCGAVLIDTRHLLTAAHCINGLTPSELKVRLGEWDVSSETEFYRYIETPVSGVYSHPEFYSGNLNNDIAVLRMFSPVDLATNPHIAPVCLPHRTADFTGQRCHATGWGKNAFGDTGDFQHLLKEVDVPMVSHSRCESALRQTRLGSNFILHDGMTCAGGEEGKDACEGDGGSPLVCRGTDGSMVLAGLVSWGVGCGRRGVPGVYTNVPHYLSWIDSITRS